From Asterias rubens chromosome 6, eAstRub1.3, whole genome shotgun sequence, one genomic window encodes:
- the LOC117291840 gene encoding serine-threonine kinase receptor-associated protein-like yields the protein MATTLRQIPLSCSGHTRPVVHLDFSGITPDGYFLISACKDGKPMLRQGETGDWVGTFDGHKGAVWGATLNFEASKAATGAADFTAKVWDPITGDELHSFAHKHIVKSVQFSKNSDRLLTGSNEKKLKMFDLVNVDAEPVEISAHTSNIRCAMWCSNDKHLISASDDKTICIWDVASKTEIKKITMDTGTINVDISKDGDIMIVSHGNKVSFYDTERYDIIKTFEAPCTMNSASLHPDKTCFIAGGEDLKIYKFDYSTGTELESYKGHFGPIHCVRFSPDGELYASGSEDGTLRLWQTTLGKTYGLWKCVEPDEAGLDNCSMSEVTAPQVIKVEL from the exons ATGGCTACCACTTTGAGACAAATTCCGTTGAGTTGCAGCGGCCACACGAGGCCTGTTGTTCATTTAGATTTCAGCGGAATCACACCAGATGGGTACTTCCTAATCAGTGCTTGCAAAG atgGAAAGCCAATGCTTCGTCAAGGCGAGACTGGTGACTGGGTCGGAACATTCGATGGTCACAAGGGGGCAGTCTGGGGAGCAacattaaattttgaggcatcGAAGGCTGCAACTGGTGCTGCAGACTTTACTGC GAAAGTTTGGGATCCAATTACGGGAGATGAACTTCACAGCTTTGCGCATAAACACATCGTCAAGTCAGTTCAGTTCTCAAag aacAGCGATCGTCTGCTGACTGGTAGCAACGAAAAGAAACTAAAGATGTTTGACCTGGTCAACGTAGATGCTGAACCCGTTGAGATCAGCGCACACACATCCAACATCCGCTGTGCTATGTGGTGTTCCAATGATAAACACTTAATCAGTGCATCGGATGACAAGACCATCTG TATTTGGGATGTTGCCAGCAAAACAGAAATCAAGAAAATCACCATGGATACAGGAACCATCAATGTGGACATCTCCAAAGATGGTGATATAATGATAGTTTCCCATGGCAACAAAGTTAGCTTCTACGACACGGAAAG ATACGACATCATTAAGACCTTTGAAGCTCCATGTACCATGAACTCGGCTTCACTGCATCCTGATAAAACATGCTTCATAGCAGGAGGAGAAGATCTTAAGATTTATAAGTTTGATTACTCCACTGGAACAGAACTAG agtcATACAAAGGCCATTTTGGACCAATCCACTGTGTGCGTTTCTCGCCTGATGGAGAGCTCTACGCAAGCGGCTCAGAAGACGGCACACTTAGACTCTGGCAGACAACGTTAGGAAAGACCTACGGGCTCTGGAAATGCGTTGAACCCGACGAAGCTGGGTTGGATAACTGCTCGATGTCAGAGGTCACGGCACCACAAGTTATAAAAGTTGAATTATGA
- the LOC117291782 gene encoding transmembrane protein 9B-like, with the protein MTSTAGTALSLVLVIILCFGVSKAQFEDHRCKCVCPGNPVNVTVLTLAAVECTCEHVTKRSELECLRCECHYEERNTITIEIVVVFLIVFAGILVLYLIALLIMDPGMLKRGHADQRRMLHETDEVTSSSRSTRKPSYIDRVGSAQKRWRRKVIQQRRDVFETHTLLS; encoded by the exons atgacttCAACAGCGGGAACGGCACTCTCCTTAGTTTTGGTGATTATCTTGTGCTTTGGAGTCTCAAAG GCACAGTTTGAGGATCATCGTTGTAAGTGTGTATGTCCAGGCAACCCTGTGAATGTAACAGTCCTCACTCTAGCTGCTGTAGAATG TACTTGTGAGCATGTTACAAAGAGGAGTGAGCTGGAATGCTTGAGGTGTGAATGCCACTATGAAGAAAGAAACACAATCACGATCGAG ATCGTAGTTGTCTTCCTCATAGTCTTCGCTGGGATACTGGTTCTGTATCTTATTGCCTTATTGATCATGGACCCTGGTATGTTAAAGAGGGGGCATGCGGATCAACGGCGAATGCTGCATGAAACAGAT GAGGTAACGTCATCATCAAGATCAACTCGCAAACCGTCTTACATCGATCGTGTTGGATCGGCTCAGAAGAGATGGAGACGAAAAGTGATTCAACAAAGGAGAGACGTGTTTGAGACTCACACATTACTCAGCTAA